TATCTTGTCAATCGAATGCTGAATTATACTCAATTATAGAGCAACGTTTGAGCTAATTTAAGCCAGTATAGTTTAAAGTCTTTACTATTGAATTTAATCTGCAGATAAAGGAGCAGAAGATTGTCGTAGATGAGCTCTCAAATCTGAAGAAAAATAGGGTAAGTGGATCTTTTATAATTCATTGTTTTTGCTAGAGTAAGTGGTCACAAAATGACCTCTTACTGAGGTTATAACTGTCAGGGTAGGGTACTAAACTTGAATTTGATGAATTGTATGCATATCTAGATTTCATGTTTTAAAAACTGCCATCTGCAATCTTTCCAGAAAGTCTACGTGCAACAACGCAACAGCAACATTTTCTTCCTGGCTGACAAAGGACAGATGCTTGGAACAAATAAAAGTTTGTAAAATTTCAGTTTTCAAATGTTGGTTGAAATGACTGTGTGGGGTTTCTAACTTATAACAAACTGCATGAATAATCTGGACACTAGTGAAAATTATTtatataaaatgtatgtgtgtccaaGTAGCCATGTTTTTTTAAACGTAGGTATTTCTAAGTCGTTAAACCATATATTCATCTCTCTGCCCTTACAGAGGAATTGGACATCTTGAAAAAGGAGCTGCAAGATATGTAAGCCCTATCAAATCTTCACCTGCACCATGTGTGGCATCTTCTGTCTGCTGAGCTTCTCCCCCGTTGAGTCTCCCACCGACCAATGGCTTCACCAAAACCTGAGCAGGCGAGGGCCCGACTCAACCCAGGACCTGACCGTGACCCACGCACACCCCTTCTATCGATGTCTGTTCTCCGCACACGTGCTCCACATGCGGGGCGCCCTTACCCCTCAGCCGGAGCGAGACGCCGCTGGGAACGTACTTCTGTGGAACGGGGAGATCTTCAGCGGTATCGCAGTGGCGCCGGAGGAGAACGACACTCGCGTAATGACGCGTCAGCTCTCCTCGTGCGATACCCCTGCCGAGCTTCTCTCAGTGGTCTCACGCGTGCGGGGGCCCTGGGCATTTGCCTACTACCAGCAGGCCCAACACTGCCTTTGGTTCGGCAGGGACTTCTTCGGGAGGCGGAGCTTGTTGTGGCAGTTTGACGCGGAGGCCGAGGCCTTGACGCTGACGTCGGTGGGGGGCGACTGCACTCCGACCGGTGCGGACCCCTGGCTAGAGGTTCCCGCGGCGGGGTTGTACCGGATCGACCTGAAGGCGGGACGTGTTGCCGGGACGGGCGGTGTGACGCTGGAGGTTTATCCCTGGGCTACGG
The window above is part of the Gadus morhua chromosome 20, gadMor3.0, whole genome shotgun sequence genome. Proteins encoded here:
- the asdurf gene encoding ASDURF protein, whose translation is MTSNSREDEISEAHSAIKEELNKKIKEQKIVVDELSNLKKNRKVYVQQRNSNIFFLADKGQMLGTNKKELDILKKELQDM